A genomic window from Lotus japonicus ecotype B-129 chromosome 1, LjGifu_v1.2 includes:
- the LOC130729285 gene encoding nuclear pore complex protein NUP54, with protein MFGAQPSSSPSPSLFGTPSASTPAFGTPSSTPAFGTPSSTPAFGSSLFSSPFTPQQTPLFQQQQQPSTGFSFQNSPAPQQQQQPTPFPNAQLTTQMANVAPVPYSLPDRDVQAIVDAYKEDPGNPKFAFKHLLFSVTEPQFRMKPAGISDIMWAEAMGKLEGMESADRERLWPQVVQGFKDLSQRLKIQDEVIASDAERLRVTQSNVKMLQRHFQADTLPWIQRLKQKEQILQQRLLRVMRIVEALEGKGCRIPLTKGEAELAEKLATITRQLKGSGAELTRRVQNLLTVSRVQAKSNGFGGPVYLPGSTKIHEQSLTDLQEVLQQQMEAIARLGSVLKRDVRDMEIMIAEDTGATENGN; from the exons ATGTTTGGCGCtcaaccttcttcttctccttctccttctctcttcGGCACCCCTTCTGCTTCAACCCCAGCATTCGGCACCCCGTCTTCAACTCCAGCCTTTGGTACCCCATCTTCAACCCCAGCATTTGGTTCTTCCCTTTTCTCCTCACCTTTTACTCCTCAGCAAACCCCGCTttttcaacaacaacaacaaccctcTACTGGTTTTTCCTTTCAGAATTCTCCCGCaccacaacagcaacaacaacccaCTCCATTCCCCAATGCTCAATTGACTACTCAGATGGCTAACGTTGCTCCCGTTCCTTACTCTCTCCCCGATCGCGATGTTCAAGCAATTGTTGATGCTTACAAGGAAGATCCTGGAAATCCCAAATTCGCTTTTAAG CATTTGTTATTCAGTGTAACAGAACCACAGTTTAGGATGAAGCCTGCTGGTATTTCAGAT ATCATGTGGGCAGAGGCTATGGGGAAGCTTGAGGGGATGGAAAGTGCTGATAGAGAACGTCTGTGGCCGCAAGTTGTTCAGGGTTTTAAGGATCTTTCCCAACGCCTTAAG ATCCAAGATGAAGTCATAGCTTCTGATGCAGAGAGGTTACGTGTAACCCAGAGCAATGTGAAAATG CTCCAAAGACATTTTCAAGCTGATACTCTACCTTGGATTCAAAGGCTGAAACAGAAAGAACAAATTCTCCAGCAACGTCTTTTAAGA GTAATGCGCATAGTGGAGGCACTCGAGGGAAAAGGATGCCGTATACCCCTGACAAAAGGGGAAGCTGAACTTGCTGAGAAATTAGCCACAATAACTAGACAG CTGAAAGGATCCGGAGCGGAACTCACTAGGAGGGTACAAAATCTATTAACTGTATCTCGTGTTCAGGCTAAGAGCAATGGATTTGGTGGCCCAGTTTATCTTCCGGGATCAACAAAAATTCATGAACAGAGTCTGACTGACCTGCAGGAG GTCTTACAGCAGCAAATGGAGGCCATAGCAAGACTTGGAAGTGTTCTGAAGCGAGATGTACGGGATATGGAGATTATGATTGCTGAGGACACAGGAGCAACCGAAAACGGGAATTGA
- the LOC130729286 gene encoding E3 ubiquitin-protein ligase PRT6, with protein MAENMEIHSPSDSQPLLRSRDRIVRRLARFGVPQEQLDQPGLVAFVKEKRELKPDLVNVILSVMEEAEAVQDSKSGLRKMFLESLVWLQWLMFEGDPNAALGGLSIMSVGQRGVCGAVWGRTDIAYRCRTCEHDPTCAICVPCFENGDHKGHDYFVIYTGGGCCDCGDVTAWKRDGFCSMHKGAEQVKPLPEEIANTVAPVLGSLFDYWKGKLTIASDSVSKRKKAANDLTFSVVDMLLEFCKHSESLLSYVARLLFSSTGLLGIMVRAERFLSNDVVKKLHELLLKLLGEPTFKYEFAKVFLTYYPSIINEAIKECSDLPLKRYPLLSMFSVQILTVPTLTPHLVKEINLLTMLLECLENIFISCAEDGHLQVSRWVNLYETTIRVIEDIRFVMSHVVVPKFITNDQQDISRTWMRLLSYVQGMSPQKRETGQHIEEENENVHLPFVLGNFVANIHALLVEGAFSDATKGEMDDELVSSSNNNETDNETDYGDVRRHTKVGRLSEESSACNVTIRNNALACPKVFDTKSDTTSHLFLPQSATWLVYECLRAIENCFGVENTPGMLPNMLSQNSGIDYNDNFSAFKRTMSNFRRGTHSFGRFASSGRDHGKQCSDDYADSLEIGKSAVKDGTFRINDEIDPENTCTSSNLDDSAMEEDFPVVSDGLRFLSSPDWPLIVYDVSSQDISVHIPLHRLISTLLQKALRRCFCESDVPDVSSDNSLEIYSDFFGYALRGSHPYGFSAFVMEHPLRIRVFCAQVHAGMWRKNGDAALLSCEWYKSVRWSEPGMELDLFLLQCCAALAPEDLYVSRILERFGLSNYVSLNLEQSNEHEPVLVQEMLTLIIQIVKERRFCGLTTAESLKRELIYKLSIGDATHSQLLKSLPRDLSKFEQLQGILDTVAIYSNPSGFNQGMYSLRWPYWKELDLYHSRWNSKDLQVAEERYLRFCSVSALTTQLPRWTKIYPPLKGIARIATCKVVLQIIRAVLFYAVVTFKSAESRAPDGVLLPALHLLALSLDICFQQKESSENPCHDVAQIPIIAFAGEIIDGSSFYDVGNQSLLSLLVLLMEMHRKDNVDNIVDAGGCSLSSLIESILKKFAEIDDGCMTELQKLAPEVVNHISESVPARNSSASLSSSDSEKRKAKARERQAAIMEKMRSQQTKFLASVDPTVDDGSQLDHEGDLDSEHDSEESKQVVCSLCHDPNSRHPISYLILLQKSRLVSSVDRGPVSWAQLCQSDKKLTPIINTKETNMSMNMNSGGSESTSSSHITRIVQSAASELSSGGQPGEVNAFLKYVKNQFPALGNFQLPDTSYDEIEKTPYTFETLEQGMYFSIREEMHDLILPSNLMNGDENVQTAGGNSDAIKNTGSVLLGKYTADLVRERSEISSASENSSSENDSVESTSQHPANGGFSPIDCDGVHLSSCGHAVHQECLSRYLSSLKERSVRRIVFEGGHIVDPDQGEFLCPVCRRLVNCVLPTLPGELRKPIKQSIVLNGSMHTTSPLAGSSSMTYSLRLEHAMKLLQSAANALGNDKFLKAIPLNHIDRTRPNLENFSWVLSKMYFPGKQDKLSRFSRRNHSMLMWDTLKYSLTSMEIAARCGKTSLTPNFALSSMYEELKSASGFILSLLLKLVQKTRSKNSLHVLQRFLGLQSFAESICSGVSLYANNDVPGIGDKLSIMKSIEMDLSNTDLHFWSQASGPVLSHDPFSSLMWVLFCLPHPLLSCEESLLSLVHVFYIVAVTQAIVLYYQQSKDKSSSASALSDDLINDIYRVLGESGYAQQYFVSNYFDPSIDIKDAIRRFSFPFLRRCALLWKILYYSIPAPFCGEENLLDRLWNTPKDTMDRINIDMFEATKIQELENMFQIPSLDVVLKDELSRSSVLIWCRHFCKEFESQRFKYNMHVTPVVPFELMRLPNVYQNLLQRCIKQRCPECKSLLDEPALCLLCGRLCSPSWKSCCRESGCQTHAITCGAGTGVFLLIRRTTVLLQRSARQAPWPSPYLDCFGEEDFEMNRGKPLYLNEERYAALTYMVASHGLDRSSKVLGQTTIGSFFLV; from the exons ATGGCTGAGAACATGGAAATCCATTCGCCCTCTGATTCCCAGCCCCTTCTCCGGTCTCGGGATCGAATCGTTCGG AGGCTTGCCCGGTTTGGGGTTCCGCAGGAGCAGCTTGATCAGCCTGGTTTGGTTGCTTTTGTTAAGGAGAAGAGGGAGTTGAAACCTGACCTGGTTAATGTTATATTGTCTGTTATGGAAGAAGCAGAAGCTGTGCAAGATTCTAAGTCGGGTTTGAGGAAGATGTTCCTAGAGAGCTTGGTATGGTTGCAGTGGTTGATGTTTGAGGGCGACCCCAATGCTGCCCTCGGAGGCCTTTCCATTATGTCTGTTGGACAGAGGGGTGTCTGTGGGGCTGTTTGGGGACGCACTGATATAGCTTACAGGTGTAGGACGTGTGAACATGACCCGACTTGTGCTATCTGTGTTCCTTGTTTTGAGAATGGGGATCACAAGGGCCATGATTACTTTGTTATATACACAGGCGGAGGCTGTTGTGATTGTGGAGATGTGACAGCATGGAAGCGTGACGGGTTCTGCTCGATGCATAAGGGTGCTGAGCAGGTAAAACCACTTCCGGAGGAGATCGCAAACACTGTTGCTCCTGTGCTTGGTTCTCTTTTCGATTACTGGAAAGGCAAACTCACTATTGCAAGTGATTCCGTTTCAAAAAGAAAGAAGGCTGCAAATGATCTAACTTTTTCTGTGGTTGATATGCTTTTAGAATTTTGCAAGCACAGTGAGAGTTTGCTCAGTTATGTTGCTCGGTTGCTGTTCTCTTCTACTGGTTTATTGGGCATCATGGTGAGAGCTGAGAGGTTCTTAAGCAATGATGTTGTAAAGAAACTCCATGAGCTACTCCTGAAATTGTTGGGAGAACCGACTTTTAAATACGAGTTTGCTAAAGTTTTTCTCACTTACTATCCGAGTATTATAAATGAGGCCATAAAAGAGTGCAGTGACCTACCTCTAAAGAGATATCCACTACTATCTATGTTCTCTGTGCAGATACTTACAGTACCCACTCTCACCCCACATCTTGTAAAGGAAATCAACCTTCTAACCATGCTGCTGGAATgtcttgaaaatatttttatttcttgtgCTGAAGACGGACATTTGCAG GTTTCTAGGTGGGTAAATTTGTATGAGACAACAATACGTGTTATTGAAGATATTCGATTTGTTATGAGCCACGTGGTGGTTCCCAAATTTATAACCAATGATCAGCAAGATATCTCAAGAACTTGGATGAGACTTCTGTCCTATGTGCAAGGAATGAGCCCTCAAAAGAGGGAAacaggccagcatatagaagaagaaaatgagaatGTCCATTTGCCTTTTGTTTTAGGGAACTTTGTTGCCAATATTCATGCTCTATTGGTGGAAGGAGCATTTTCTGATGCTACCAAGGGAGAGATGGATGATGAGCTTGTTTCGAGCTCAAATAATAATGAAACAGATAATGAAACAGATTATGGAGATGTTCGAAGACATACAAAGGTAGGTCGGCTTTCAGAGGAATCCTCTGCATGCAATGTGACCATTAGGAATAATGCCCTCGCTTGCCCAAAGGTTTTTGATACAAAATCTGATACCACTTCCCATTTGTTTCTTCCACAATCAGCCACTTGGCTGGTATATGAGTGTTTAAGGGCTATTGAGAATTGTTTTGGCGTTGAAAATACCCCTGGGATGCTTCCTAACATGTTATCCCAAAACAGCGGTATTGACTATAATGACAATTTTTCTGCATTTAAGAGAACAATGTCTAATTTCAGAAGGGGTACACATTCATTTGGTAGGTTTGCAAGTTCAGGCAGAGATCATGGTAAACAATGTTCTGATGACTATGCTGATAGCCTGGAAATTGGCAAAAGTGCTGTGAAGGATGGCACGTTCAGAATAAATGATGAAATTGATCCAGAAAATACATGCACTAGTTCCAATTTGGATGATAGTGCCATGGAAGAAGACTTTCCTGTGGTATCAGATGGTTTACGTTTTCTTTCATCGCCTGATTGGCCACTGATAGTCTATGATGTTAGTTCACAGGATATATCTGTGCACATTCCATTGCATAGATTGATTTCCACGTTGTTGCAGAAGGCTCTAAGAAGATGTTTTTGTGAATCTGATGTGCCTGATGTTTCTTCTGATAATTCATTAGAAATCTACAGTGACTTCTTTGGGTATGCTTTACGGGGAAGTCATCCATATGGTTTCTCTGCCTTTGTAATGGAGCATCCATTGCGGATTAGGGTCTTTTGTGCTCAAGTCCATGCTGGAATGTGGCGTAAAAATGGAGATGCGGCTTTACTATCTTGTGAATGGTATAAGTCCGTGCGCTG GTCCGAACCAGGTATGGAGCTTGATCTATTTCTTCTTCAGTGTTGTGCTGCACTTGCTCCAGAAGATCTATATGTCAGTAGAATTCTAGAGCGCTTTGGACTATCAAACTATGTTTCCCTAAATCTAGAACAATCTAACGA ACATGAACCTGTTTTAGTCCAGGAAATGCTTACTCTTATTATTCAGATAGTTAAAGAACGGCGCTTTTGTGGGCTAACTACTGCTGAAAGTTTGAAAAGAGAACTAATTTATAAGTTATCCATTGGAGATGCGACTCATAGCCAATTGTTGAAGTCTCTTCCTCGGGATCTCTCCAAGTTTGAGCAGCTTCAAGGCATCTTGGATACAGTTGCTATTTATTCTAATCCATCTGGCTTTAATCAG GGTATGTATTCTCTGCGATGGCCATATTGGAAAGAGTTGGACTTGTATCACTCACGATGGAATTCAAAGGATTTACAAGTTGCAGAAGAAAGATACTTACGCTTCTGCAGTGTCTCAGCACTCACTACTCAACTGCCCCGGTGGACCAAAATTTATCCTCCTTTGAAGGGGATAGCCAGAATAGCTACTTGCAAAGTTGTCCTACAGATTATTCGTGCAGTTCTATTTTATGCTGTTGTTACTTTTAAATCTGCTGAATCTCGTGCTCCTGATGGTGTTCTTCTACCTGCGTTACATTTGCTAGCATTATCATTAGATATCTGTTTTCAGCAGAAAGAATCTAGTGAGAATCCGTGTCATGATGTTGCACAAATTCCCATAATTGCCTTCGCTGGAGAAATAATTGATGGGAGTTCTTTTTATGATGTTGGTAATCAAAGTCTGTTGTCACTTCTTGTTTTATTGATGGAAATGCACAGGAAGGATAATGTAGACAACATTGTAGACGCGGGTGGTTGTAGTTTATCTTCTCTAATTGAAAGCATACTAAAGAAATTTGCGGAGATCGATGATGGATGCATGACTGAGTTGCAAAAACTTGCTCCTGAAGTGGTCAATCATATTTCTGAATCTGTTCCAGCTAGAAACTCAAGTGCCTCATTGTCTTCTTCTGATAGTGAGAAACGCAAGGCCAAAGCTCGAGAGAGGCAGGCTGCAATTATG GAAAAGATGAGATCCCAGCAGACAAAATTTTTGGCCAGCGTTGATCCTACTGTTGATGATGGTTCTCAACTTGATCATGAAGGTGACTTAGACAGCGAACATGATTCTGAAGAATCTAAGCAAGTTGTTTGCTCTCTTTGCCATGACCCCAATTCTAGACATCCCATTTCATATTTGATTCTTCTACAG AAATCTAGGCTTGTGAGTTCTGTTGACAGGGGTCCAGTATCATGGGCCCAACTTTGCCAATCAGATAAAAAACTCACGCCTATCATCAACACCAAAGAGACAAATATGTCTATGAACATGAATTCAGGTGGTTCAGAATCAACTTCATCTTCCCACATTACTCGGATAGTTCAGAGTGCTGCCAGTGAATTATCTTCTGGGGGGCAACCTGGAGAAGTTAATGCTTTTCTGAAATATGTTAAGAATCAGTTCCCAGCGTTGGGAAACTTTCAGCTCCCAGACACATCTTATGATGAAATAGAAAAGACACCATATACTTTTGAGACATTAGAACAGGGCATGTACTTCTCCATTCGTGAGGAAATGCATGATCTTATCTTGCCTTCTAATTTGATGAATGGGGATGAAAATGTTCAAACTGCTGGAGGGAATTCAGATGCTATAAAAAATACTGGATCTGTATTGCTTGGGAAGTATACAGCCGATCTTGTGAGAGAGAGGTCAGAAATTTCTTCTGCATCTGAAAATTCTTCTAGTGAGAATGATTCTGTAGAATCAACATCTCAGCATCCAGCAAATGGTGGATTTAGCCCTATAGATTGCGATGGAGTTCATCTTTCTTCATGTGGGCATGCAGTACATCAAGAGTGCCTTAGCCGATATTTGTCTTCATTAAAAGAGAG ATCTGTCAGAAGAATTGTTTTTGAAGGAGGACATATCGTCGACCCAGATCAG GGAGAGTTTCTCTGCCCAGTGTGCCGCCGACTTGTAAATTGTGTCCTCCCGACTTTACCTGGAGAATTGCGGAAGCCTATTAAGCAGTCTATTGTGCTGAATGGTTCAATGCATACCACATCCCCCTTAGCTGGATCAAGTAGCATGACTTATTCGCTTCGCCTTGAGCACGCCATGAAGCTGTTACAATCTGCTGCCAATGCACTAGGGAATGATAAATTCCTAAAAGCTATTCCGTTGAATCACATTGATAGAACTAGACCAAATCTTGAGAATTTCTCATGGGTTCTTTCTAAAATGTATTTCCCTGGCAAACAAGATAAGTTATCAAGATTTTCCCGAAGAAACCACTCAATGCTGATGTGGGACACTCTCAAGTACTCCTTGACATCAATGGAAATTGCTGCACGTTGTGGAAAGACTTCTTTGACTCCAAATTTTGCTCTTAGTTCCATGTATGAAGAACTCAAATCTGCAAGTGGCTTTATATTATCATTGTTGCTGAAACTTGTTCAAAAGACACGAAGTAAAAATTCTCTTCATGTACTTCAAAGATTTCTAGGTCTTCAAAGCTTTGCAGAATCTATTTGCTCTGGGGTTTCCCTCTATGCAAACAATGATGTTCCTGGGATAG GTGATAAGTTATCTATCATGAAGTCTATTGAAATGGACCTGTCAAACACTGACTTACATTTTTGGAGTCAGGCTTCAGGTCCTGTACTTTCTCATGATCCTTTCTCATCATTAATGTGGGTTCTCTTTTGTCTACCACACCCACTTTTGTCATGTGAAGAATCTCTGTTATCTCTAGTGCATGTTTTCTACATAGTAGCTGTAACCCAG GCTATAGTTTTGTATTATCAGCAATCAAAGGATAAATCATCAAGTGCATCAGCTCTTTCGGATGACCTGATTAATGACATATATAGAGTTTTGGGCGAGTCTGGATATGCTCAGCAGTACTTTGTGTCAAACTATTTTGACCCTAGTATTGATATCAAAGATGCAATTCGGAGGTTTAGCTTTCCTTTTTTGCGAAGATGTGCATTATTGTGGAAGATACTCTATTATTCTATCCCAGCACCGTTCTGTGGTGAGGAAAATTTGTTGGATAGATTGTGGAATACCCCAAAGGACACAATGGACAGGATTAATATTGATATGTTTGAGGCCACTAAAATTCAAGAGCTTGAGAATATGTTTCAAATTCCTTCTCTTGATGTGGTTCTCAAGGATGAACTTTCCAGATCTTCAGTCTTGATTTGGTGTCGTCATTTTTGCAAGGAATTTGAATCACAGAGATTTAAATATAATATGCATGTAACACCTGTAGTTCCATTTGAGTTAATGAGATTACCAAATGTTTATCAGAATCTTTTGCAGAG GTGTATCAAACAGCGCTGCCCTGAATGCAAATCACTTCTGGATGAGCCTGCTTTGTGCCTGCTGTGTGGTAGGTTGTGCTCCCCAAGTTGGAAATCGTGCTGCAG GGAAAGTGGATGCCAAACACATGCAATAACCTGTGGAGCTGGTACTGGAGTGTTTCTGTTGATTAGG AGAACAACCGTTCTGCTTCAAAGATCTGCACGTCAGGCCCCCTGGCCTTCTCCTTACTTGGATTGTTTTGGTGAGGAG GATTTTGAAATGAATCGAGGAAAGCCTCTTTACCTGAATGAAGAACGTTATGCTGCTTTGACCTATATG GTTGCTTCTCATGGTCTGGACCGGAGTTCCAAGGTTCTTGGCCAGACTACTATTGGTTCCTTCTTCCTGGTTTAA